The sequence ATCGCACATGGAGCGCACGCGCATTTGGCAGCCCGGTCAACGAATCGGTCAGAGCATTGGATTCGGCTTGCGCGTGATGCATCGCGTTCGCGAGCGCGTCTGACGCCAAACGCGTGACTGTCTCGAGCAAACGAATCTGGTTGTTGGTGTATTCCCGAAGCGACGTCGAATACAGCGACAACGCGCCGAGCAAGACATCGCCCTTGAACAGCGGCAGCGATGCCATCGAACGATAGCGCGCATCGAGTTTCACCCCGAGTAGATCGAATTCGAGACTCGGTTGCAGCCGGTTTACTGAGCGGCGGTTCGCCATCGCAAAACCGGTGACACCTTCGCCCGGCGCGACACATCGATTGCGCAAAGCTTCGGCGTCGCGGCCGACGGCGAGGGCGGCGGACGCGTAACCTTTGATATCGTCGTAAAGGTAAACCGCGCACGTATCGAACGTCACCAGATGCCCCACCTTATCGACCAGCACTGACAGAGTGCTATCCATCTCCAGGGACGAACTGAACTTGCGTGCGATTTCGTAAAGCGCATACACCTCTCGATGCGCGTTGCGAATTTCATCGTACGCCGCGAAAGAAGTGTTCTCGCGCGCACTTGCAACTTCGTCTTCAGCCGGTGCAATCGGCATCGGAGGGTTGCTGGAATGAATTTCTGCGTCGAGGCCGCGACTGGAAATCTCAGACTCAAACCGCGGTAATTCGCCGATAAATAACTCAACGATGTTCGGATCGAAATGTGTGCCGGCGCCTTTGCGCAACAGGCTGATCGCATCTTCGCGCGACATACTTGGACGGAACGGCCGGTCTTCGCGAACCGAGTCGAAAGAATCAACCACCGACATGATGCGCGCAGTGATCGGAATCTCTTCGCCTTTCAAGCCGTCGGGGTACCCGCAGCCGTCCCAACGCTCATGATGGTGCTTGACGATGGGGACTACCGGATACGGAAAATTGACGCGGCTGAGAATCTCGGCCCCGACAGTCGTGTGAATCTTTGTTTTCTCGAACTCAGCAGGCGTCAGCGATCCTGGCTTGTTCAAGATGTGATCGGGCACAGCCAGCTTGCCAATGTCATGCAGCAACGCGCCTGCGCGTAAGGCGGCCAGCTCTTTCTCAGACAAGCCAAGCAACCGGCCCAGGCCATCGATATAGATTTCCACGCGTCGCACGTGACAATGCGAAGTCTGATCCTTCGCGTCAATCGCGGTGGCCAGTGCCTCGGCGGTCGCCAAATGCAGCCGGCTCATCTCCTCAGCTTCGCGTGTCTTTGCGTTGAGGCGCTCAAAATACAGTTTGTAAGTCCAGAAGGTGACGGCGAGCACAGGTACGCTCAGCACGGCGTATTTGATGCCGCCCTGGAGGACCCAAACGAATACCGAAATACCGGTGACGGCGAGGACGTACCAATAGGGCCGAGCCGCGCCGTTGTAATCAGACATGTCGATCAGTTTCATGTTTGCCTTGCTTAATCGTTTAGCCGCGGGCTACCGCCCGCCGAATTGCAAACCGACGTGGCGGGCAGTAGCCCGCCTCTAAACAAGACGTCATCATTTCTGTCTAAAAAAGTCCGCGCCGAAACCTTCAACCGGGAGCAACCTCGGCATTTCAGTTCGGCGCGGCACTGGGCAAGTCGGCGATGCTGGCACGCATTCGCCGGCTGGGGTGTAGTAACAGGGCAAAAGAGTCGCGCGCTTCGGGTCATAATTTTTAGGCGGCTAGCGGACCCAGTGCGGTGGGCCCAACAGCGGTTAAGCTTTCCTAGCCGCGCCATTCACGATTACAACGCGTGTGCCGCAAGTGTCTTTCGCGGAAGCTGGCCTATTTGCGTGGATTTCTGATGACACCGCGTTAGTTCATCGGGCAGATGCGGTCACGTTTCTCATTCTGACAAGTCAGACTGACGGCAGTCGCGTTGACAACTTCATTTGGCCGGTGCACCGTTCATCATCTTCCAAAAATCGGATGAAGCTGCGAAACAGAGTTCAACCAACCGTCGCGACGGCGCCGTCAGTCGGTTATTTAGAGCTGCTTCGGAAGAACCGGCAGTTCCGCATGCTTTGGTTAGGCCAGGTGGTCAGCCAGATGGGCGATTGGTTCGACACAATTGCCGTTTACACCCTAGCGTTGCAACTGACAGGTTCCAGTCGATCAGTCGCGCTGATCATGGTCGCGCGTTTCCTGCCGAGCGTCGTCATGGGCCCGCTGTCCGGCGTCGTGGCCGACCGGTTCAGCCGGCGGTCGATCATGATCGCTTCAGACATCATGCGCGCGCTGGTAGTGCTCGGATTTTTGTTCGTGCGCCGTCCGGATCAAATGTGGCTGGTTTACGTGCTCACGGTTTTGCAACTGGCGTTCTCAGCATTCTTCGAACCGGCGAAGACCGCCGCCATTCCCTCGATCGTTTCGGATCGCGAATTACTTCCGGCAAATGCCATCGCCTCGGTCACATGGTCGATCATGTTGACTACCGGCGCAGCCATCGGTGGCGTCGTGACCGGATTGTTCGGGACGAATGCCGCATTCATCCTGGATTCGCTGACGTTCCTGGCTTCGGCAATCTTGATCAGCCGGGTGAGTCTTCCGAAACGCCCGGCGCGCGAGAAAACTAAACTGACAGTCGCGAAAGCGGTCGGCATCACCGACACGATTGAAGGCGCCCGCTATGTGAAGCAGCGTCCGCGCGTGCTGGCTTACCTGATGGTCAAGACTTCGTGGGGAGTGGGCGGTGGGATCTTGACGCTGCTCGCGGTTTTCGGCGAGCGGGTTTTCCCGGTAGCCGGGAAGACCGCGACAGGCATCGGCGTGCTGTTCACGGCCCGGGGTATCGGCACGGCCATCGGACCCATCGTTGCACGCCGGTGGGTGGGCGAAACACGCCGGCACATGCAGACTTCGATTGGCGTCGCGTTCCTGATCGCCGGAGTTTTTTACGCTGCGTTCGGAACTTCGAGAAGCTTCACGCTTGCGTTGCTGTGCCTGCTCGTCGCTCACGCCGGCGGCAGCATCCTCTGGGTGTACTCAACGGTGCTTCTGCAACAAACCGTTGGAGATCAGTTCCGCGGCCGTGTCTTTGCGGCTGAGTTAACGCTCGTTACCCTAACAATGGCAGCCTCGAATTATGCTGTGGGCGAACTGATGGATCGGTTCGGATTCTCGCCGCGCGTGGTAACGGCCGCGATCGGCGTGTTTTTTCTGCTGCCTGGAATAATCTGGTTTGTAACGCGGAAATGGTGGGACGTGGCAGAGGCCCGCGTGTCACCGCGTGTCAGTACCCCGAGCGGTAGCGAGGTGGATCGATCAGTCAACGTTGACCCCTGACCCGGTCGCTAACGCTCTCGGTACTGACACCACGCGGCGGGCAACGCCCCCCTCTAACGTAAAGTCATGAAGATCAAAATCGGTGTCATGGGTTCGGCGGAAAAAATGCCGGACGTTTGTGCAAAAGCAGAGGCGTTGGGCCGGGCAATTGCCGCGCGTGACGCGATCCTGCTGACCGGCGCGACGACCGGGGTGGTTTACGTAACCGGGAAAGCCGCGCGAGATTCCGGCGCCACGCACGTCGGTATTTCGCCGGCGCACAACGCCGAGGAACACGTGGAGCGATACGAGCTGCCGCTCGACGCTTGTGACGCGATCATCTATACCGGCTTTGGATTGAAAGGTCGAAACGTGGTCCTGGTGCGTTCGTGCGATGTCGTGATATTCATTTCCGGCTCGATCGGATCGCTGAATGAATTCACCATCGCGTACGACGAAGGAAAAATAATCGGCTGTCTGACGGGAACGGGCGGAGTCGCTGATGAAATCAAAAAGTTGGCTGAGACTTTTCCGAAGCAAACGAAGTCGCGGATCTTTTATGACGACGATCCGGTGCGGCTAATCGGTAAGTGCACGGGCGCGATGGATGAGGGGCACTAGCCCGACCGTAAGGGAGGCCTCACCAGCCCGAGCCCTTGCTTACGCGCGGGCTAATGCCCCGGCTCGACTCTCCGAGACCAGTTATGGACTTAGGAATCAAAGATCGTGTTGCACTTGTCGCCGCCGCCAGTCGCGGCATTGGCTATGCGGCCGCGCTTGAGCTGGCCCGCGAGGGCGCGCGAGTTTTTCTTTGCTCGCGTGATGAACAGCGCGCTTCGGAAGCCGCCGCAGCCATTCACAAAGAGACAGGCGCGGACATCGCCGGCATTGCGGCCGACGTTACGAACGGCCAGGACACGGAAAGGTTTGTCGCGCTCGCTCTTGAACGCGCCGGTCGCGTGGACATCTGCGTGACGAACGCAGGCGGCCCGCCGGCGACAGTTTTCGACAATACGGACATCGAGATGTTTCGCCAGGCGTTTGAGTTAAATGCCCTCTCTGCGATTCGACTGGCGAAGCTGGTTCTGCCCGGCATGCGCGAGCGCAAGTGGGGCCGTATCATCAACGTCACGTCGATCTCAGTCAAACAGCCGGTGGAAGGATTGCTGCTTTCCAACACCGTGCGTGCCGGACTGACGGGCTGGGCGAAAACGGTCTCGAATGAGGTCGCCACCGACGGGGTGACCGTGAATAACGTCGCGCCGGGTTACACTTTGACAGAACGGCAGAGCGAACTCGCGAACATGCGGTCAAAGGCGACCGGCAAATCAAAGCAGGAAATCATTGAAACGTGGGCGACGCAGACACCCATGCGGCGCATGGCGGGCGCGGAGGAAATCGCTGCGGCGATTGCATTCCTCGCTTCCGAGCGTGCTTCTTACATCACCGGCGTGACCCTGCAAGTCGATGGCGGGTGGACGCGGGGATTGTTTTAGAAGATCATCGGCACAGTACTGCGAGCAGTATCGGATACACATTCACCTTAACCTGCGAGGATCCTGAATTATGGCGCGAGGCTGGGAAAGCAAATCGGTTGAAGATCAGGTCGCTGATGCTGAGGCGGCGAAGGACGATCGAGCGAAACTCCACCTCTCTGCGCAAGAGCGCGTACTGGAGAACCAGCGGCAGCATCTGCTGCTCTCGCGAACCCAAATTATGGGTCGCCTTAAGGCAGCCACGAATGAACGTTACCGCACGCAACTCGAGGCGGCGCTTCAGGATTTAGAAAACAAACTGCGTGAGTTGGACCCGAAGGAATAACTTTAGGTTCAGTCTAGGGTCGTGGCGCGGATCTTCTTATCCTGCTCGGCGCGAAATTCGCGCAATTTTTCTTTCAGTTCAGGTCGGCTGTTAGCGAGAATTGCGATCGCCAGCAAAGCGGCGTTAGTGGCTCCCGCTTTTCCAATTGCTAAAGTCCCTACCGGAATTCCACCCGGCATCTGCACCGTCGAAAGCAAAGAATCAAGTCCATTGAGCGCGCTGGTCATCGGCACGCCCAGCACCGGCAGAGTTGTGTGCGCCGCCATCACACCCGCAAGGTGAGCGGCGCCGCCCGCGGCGGCAATGATCACCTGGATGCCGCGTGAGTCAGCCTTGCCGGCAAACTCCGCCGCTAGCTGCGGCGAGCGATGTGCGGACATAACGTGCGATTCGTGTGGCACGCCGAAGTCTTTCAGCGTGTCTGATGCTGAACGCATTACGTCCCAGTCGGACTTGCTACCCATGAGGACCGCGACTAGAGATTTCGAATTGCGAATTGCGGATTGCGGATTTTTCTTAGCCATGCAGTTTTCAGATAGACTGTGTTCGAAGTGTTGGAGTCAGCTACTCTCCTTGATCTAAAGAATATCCACGCTCGCCGTCAAAGTTGCACAGGTTCTCGGTCTTGATGAAATCAAAGCCACCGGCGTCAACGCTCGACAACAAATTGATGATCTGCTGATGCTCGATGGTGCCGCCGTTCTGGCTTACGAAACGGCAACGCCAATGATCGGAGCAGAACGTTTCAGACTTGCCGCCGGGCCAAACCTTTACGCCGCGATTACTAATCATCGTCAGCTTGAGATCCTCCGGCGTAATATCGGTCAGCGCCGCGCCCAGGTCGTCCGGCGAGCCTTTCATCCAATCCAGGAACACATCGACGCCCACCAACTCTTTCTTGGTGTCTGAGCGTTCTTTGAAGATCGTTTCTTCGGCAAACACTCCCTCGCCGCTGTCCTGGTTATAGGTGACCGCTTTCAGCGTGTGCGGTTTCTTACCGAGACGCTCGACAATGGCCTGGCCAAATTCCTTAGTACCGACTTTTTGTTTGCTTACTTTCTCGTCGTAGACGTCATACGTGTGGACACCGTCTTCAATCGTGCGCAGCCACGCATTGTGAACGCGCTCGGCAATTGCAGACTGGCCAATGTGGACGAGCATCATTACCGCGCCGAGCAGCAAACCAGACGGGTTGGCGAGATTCTGACCCGCGCGGCGCGGCGCCGAGCCATGAATCGCTTCGAACATGGCGATGTTCTCGCCGATGTTTGCTGATCCCGCGAGCCCCACCGAACCGGCGATCTGCGCCGCCACATCCGACAAAACGTCGCCGTACAAATTCGGCATCACGATCACGTCGAAAGCTTCCGGAGTGTCGGCGAGCTTGGCCGCGCCGATATCAACGATCCAATGTTCGTTCTCAAGGTCCGGATATTCAGCAGCGATTTCGTCGAAGACTTTATGAAACAGACCGTCGGTCAGCTTCATAATGTTGTCTTTGGTGAAGCAAGTGACTTTCCTACGGTTGTGACGGCGGGCGTATTCGAAAGCGTAACGAACAATCTTTTCCGAGCCAGGCCGTGAAATCAGTTTCAAACATTGGATGACCTGGTCCGTCTGCCGATGCTCGATGCCCGCGTAAAGATCCTCTTCATTTTCACGGACGATTACGACGTCCATGCCGGGATGCTTTGTCTCAACGAATGGAGAGTACGAAACGCACGGCCGCACATTCGCGTAAAGGCCGAGTGTCTTCCGCACAGTCACATTGAGACTCTTGAAGCCCCCACCTTGTGGGGTCGTGATCGGCGCTTTCAGAAATACTTTGTTGCTGCGCAGCGAATCCCAGGAACTTGGCTCGATGCCTGAACTATTGCCCGCAAGATAAACTTTCTCGCCGATATCGATCCGGTGAATGTCGAGTTTTGCGCCTGCTTCTTTCAGAATGAACAGCGTCGCTTCCATGATTTCCGGCCCGATGCCGTCACCATGGGCGACTGTGATTGGAACTGTGGGCATGAACGAGTGCCTTTCTTTGGCGTAATGGAAGTTGACGAATATACGCCTAAAGGTAAAGGCGGGCAAAGCGGGGTGAAGGGGGACGATTGCTTCATTGATTCATTGCTTCATTGATTCAATGGTTCGGTTTGAATAGGTCAATGATTCAATGGATCGATGTTCCAATGAACCAATTTCCTATCAGTCTAATCTGCGGATAGGTTCCTGGCGGTGTAAGATTGATTCTTCCATGAATCCTCAGGCTTTCGGAATTCTTGAGTTCGATCAGTTGCGCCAACTCGTACGGCGGCACGCGCAAACCGACATGGGTCGCGCGCGGGTCGCGGACCTCGAGCCGTTCGACGATCTGGAGCCACTGCGGCACGCGCTGACTGAACTTGGCGAAGCGATCAGTTTGCGCGCGCGGGGTGCGCGCTTCTCGTTCGACGGCGTCGCTGATCCGAGCGAGTCAATCGCGCGTTTGAAGATCGAAGGAGCGGCCCTGGAACCATTGGCCATGCTCGATCTGGTGCGCCTGTGCAACTCAGCTCTGGATGCGCGAAACGCGATCCTCGCGGAACGCGAAGACTCTCCGACGCTCTTCGACACAGTCGCCGCGCTTTCACCCGACCTGAAGCAGCTCGCGACCGCGATCACGAAGAAGATTCTGCCGAACGGCGAACTGGATGACCGTGCGAGTCCTGAGCTGGCCCGCATTCGTCACGACGTCGGACGGCTTCGTTCATCGATCACGCGATCGCTGGAAAACCTGATGCGCCGCTCGTCCGAGGCAATTCAGGAAGAACTCGTCACTGTTCGCAACGATCGGTTCGTCATCCCCGTGCGCGCGGATCATCGGGGCCGCATCAATGGCGTCGCGCACGGTTCTTCGTCATCGGGACAGACGATATTTATCGAGCCG is a genomic window of Pyrinomonadaceae bacterium containing:
- the purE gene encoding 5-(carboxyamino)imidazole ribonucleotide mutase, translated to MAKKNPQSAIRNSKSLVAVLMGSKSDWDVMRSASDTLKDFGVPHESHVMSAHRSPQLAAEFAGKADSRGIQVIIAAAGGAAHLAGVMAAHTTLPVLGVPMTSALNGLDSLLSTVQMPGGIPVGTLAIGKAGATNAALLAIAILANSRPELKEKLREFRAEQDKKIRATTLD
- a CDS encoding SDR family oxidoreductase, which produces MDLGIKDRVALVAAASRGIGYAAALELAREGARVFLCSRDEQRASEAAAAIHKETGADIAGIAADVTNGQDTERFVALALERAGRVDICVTNAGGPPATVFDNTDIEMFRQAFELNALSAIRLAKLVLPGMRERKWGRIINVTSISVKQPVEGLLLSNTVRAGLTGWAKTVSNEVATDGVTVNNVAPGYTLTERQSELANMRSKATGKSKQEIIETWATQTPMRRMAGAEEIAAAIAFLASERASYITGVTLQVDGGWTRGLF
- a CDS encoding diguanylate cyclase, giving the protein MKLIDMSDYNGAARPYWYVLAVTGISVFVWVLQGGIKYAVLSVPVLAVTFWTYKLYFERLNAKTREAEEMSRLHLATAEALATAIDAKDQTSHCHVRRVEIYIDGLGRLLGLSEKELAALRAGALLHDIGKLAVPDHILNKPGSLTPAEFEKTKIHTTVGAEILSRVNFPYPVVPIVKHHHERWDGCGYPDGLKGEEIPITARIMSVVDSFDSVREDRPFRPSMSREDAISLLRKGAGTHFDPNIVELFIGELPRFESEISSRGLDAEIHSSNPPMPIAPAEDEVASARENTSFAAYDEIRNAHREVYALYEIARKFSSSLEMDSTLSVLVDKVGHLVTFDTCAVYLYDDIKGYASAALAVGRDAEALRNRCVAPGEGVTGFAMANRRSVNRLQPSLEFDLLGVKLDARYRSMASLPLFKGDVLLGALSLYSTSLREYTNNQIRLLETVTRLASDALANAMHHAQAESNALTDSLTGLPNARALHVRFDQEVSRARRNNRPFQVIMLDLDDFKIVNDSFGHKIGDRMLREVASLIQNQLREYDFLARYAGDEFVALLPDLTVQQVEELRDRIEMVVSSFSLGVGSGSQTRARVGISIGASIFGADGETLDHLLIAADQAMYRAKSAHKTGALPLLQAPEVPMSTSVAPSGEADTENLVTASIN
- a CDS encoding NADP-dependent isocitrate dehydrogenase translates to MPTVPITVAHGDGIGPEIMEATLFILKEAGAKLDIHRIDIGEKVYLAGNSSGIEPSSWDSLRSNKVFLKAPITTPQGGGFKSLNVTVRKTLGLYANVRPCVSYSPFVETKHPGMDVVIVRENEEDLYAGIEHRQTDQVIQCLKLISRPGSEKIVRYAFEYARRHNRRKVTCFTKDNIMKLTDGLFHKVFDEIAAEYPDLENEHWIVDIGAAKLADTPEAFDVIVMPNLYGDVLSDVAAQIAGSVGLAGSANIGENIAMFEAIHGSAPRRAGQNLANPSGLLLGAVMMLVHIGQSAIAERVHNAWLRTIEDGVHTYDVYDEKVSKQKVGTKEFGQAIVERLGKKPHTLKAVTYNQDSGEGVFAEETIFKERSDTKKELVGVDVFLDWMKGSPDDLGAALTDITPEDLKLTMISNRGVKVWPGGKSETFCSDHWRCRFVSQNGGTIEHQQIINLLSSVDAGGFDFIKTENLCNFDGERGYSLDQGE
- a CDS encoding MFS transporter, which encodes MKLRNRVQPTVATAPSVGYLELLRKNRQFRMLWLGQVVSQMGDWFDTIAVYTLALQLTGSSRSVALIMVARFLPSVVMGPLSGVVADRFSRRSIMIASDIMRALVVLGFLFVRRPDQMWLVYVLTVLQLAFSAFFEPAKTAAIPSIVSDRELLPANAIASVTWSIMLTTGAAIGGVVTGLFGTNAAFILDSLTFLASAILISRVSLPKRPAREKTKLTVAKAVGITDTIEGARYVKQRPRVLAYLMVKTSWGVGGGILTLLAVFGERVFPVAGKTATGIGVLFTARGIGTAIGPIVARRWVGETRRHMQTSIGVAFLIAGVFYAAFGTSRSFTLALLCLLVAHAGGSILWVYSTVLLQQTVGDQFRGRVFAAELTLVTLTMAASNYAVGELMDRFGFSPRVVTAAIGVFFLLPGIIWFVTRKWWDVAEARVSPRVSTPSGSEVDRSVNVDP